A DNA window from Vagococcus penaei contains the following coding sequences:
- the recA gene encoding recombinase RecA, whose translation MSDNRKLALDAALKKIEKDFGKGSIMKLGEKVDQRISTISSGSLALDSALGVGGYPRGRIIEIYGPESSGKTTVALHAIASVQKEGGTAAFIDAEHALDPKYAQALGVNIDELLLSQPDTGEQGLNIAEALVSSGAIDIVVIDSVAALVPRAEIDGEMGDAHVGLQARLMSQALRKLSGTINKTKTIAVFINQIREKVGVMFGNPEITPGGRALKFYATIRLEVRRAEQLKSGTDIVGNRTKIKVVKNKVAPPFKIAEVDIMYGEGISQEGELLDMASDKDIVNKSGAWYSYQEERIGQGRENVKKFLAEHPEMMEDIYQKVRVAYEIDGVIPTPEAKEEADSELPLDLPEKPEK comes from the coding sequence ATGTCGGATAATAGAAAATTGGCGTTAGATGCAGCATTAAAAAAGATAGAAAAAGATTTTGGTAAAGGGTCAATTATGAAATTAGGTGAAAAGGTTGACCAACGTATTTCAACTATTTCATCAGGATCCTTGGCTCTTGATTCTGCTTTAGGCGTTGGTGGTTACCCACGTGGACGGATTATTGAAATTTATGGGCCTGAGAGTTCTGGTAAAACAACAGTAGCTTTACATGCTATTGCATCTGTCCAAAAAGAAGGTGGAACGGCTGCATTTATTGATGCTGAGCATGCGTTAGATCCTAAGTATGCTCAAGCATTAGGTGTCAATATTGATGAGTTATTATTATCACAACCTGATACTGGTGAACAAGGCTTAAATATTGCTGAAGCTCTAGTATCAAGTGGGGCGATTGATATCGTCGTGATTGACTCTGTTGCCGCATTAGTTCCTCGTGCTGAAATTGACGGTGAGATGGGTGACGCACATGTTGGGTTACAAGCCCGCTTGATGTCACAAGCACTACGTAAGTTGTCTGGAACAATTAACAAAACGAAAACAATTGCTGTTTTCATTAATCAAATTCGTGAAAAAGTGGGAGTTATGTTTGGTAACCCTGAAATAACACCTGGTGGACGTGCGCTAAAATTTTATGCAACGATTCGTTTAGAAGTCCGTCGTGCTGAACAACTAAAATCTGGTACGGATATTGTTGGTAACCGGACTAAAATTAAAGTGGTAAAAAATAAAGTGGCACCGCCATTTAAAATTGCTGAAGTTGATATTATGTACGGAGAGGGTATTTCACAAGAAGGTGAACTACTTGATATGGCTTCAGATAAAGACATCGTAAATAAAAGCGGTGCGTGGTACTCTTATCAAGAAGAACGCATTGGTCAAGGTCGCGAAAACGTGAAGAAATTCCTTGCTGAGCATCCTGAGATGATGGAAGATATCTACCAAAAAGTTCGTGTTGCCTATGAAATTGATGGCGTGATACCTACGCCAGAAGCAAAAGAAGAAGCAGATAGTGAATTACCACTTGATCTTCCTGAAAAACCTGAAAAATAA
- the rny gene encoding ribonuclease Y, with the protein MILLPITIIGLIVGLAIGYFVAKSRHEKSIAGAHHTAATIIEQAKKEAETLKKEYLLEAKEENQTYRLAIESELKEERVELKNQENRLLQRESNLDRKDDSLVQRERSLEEKEDKLDSRKQLIDERETEVSRLIEEQQLELERIASLTKDDAAGIIMDEMAEELTHERAMLVKDSNRRAKDEIDRKAKNMLSLAIQRCAADQVSELTVTVVTLPNDDMKGRIIGREGRNIRTLETLTGIDLIIDDTPEAVVLSGFDPIRREVARMTLEKLIQDGRIHPARIEEMVEKSKKEMDERIREYGENAAFDVGVHSLHPDLIKILGRLRFRTSYGQNVLNHSIEVAKLAGVLAEELGEDPVLARRAGLLHDIGKALDHEVDGSHVEIGTELVSKYKENDVVINAVASHHGDVEATSIISVLVAAADALSAARPGARSESLENYIKRLERLEHIANDFPGVDSSFAIQAGREIRVMVKPQEVSDDEAVLLVREVRKRIEEELEYPGHIKVTVVREVRAVDYAK; encoded by the coding sequence ATGATACTCCTTCCCATAACTATCATCGGATTGATTGTAGGTCTAGCAATTGGCTATTTTGTCGCAAAATCTCGTCATGAGAAATCAATAGCAGGTGCACACCATACTGCAGCAACTATTATTGAGCAAGCTAAAAAAGAAGCTGAAACTCTCAAAAAAGAGTATTTGTTGGAAGCAAAAGAAGAGAATCAAACGTATCGTCTAGCAATTGAAAGTGAGCTGAAAGAAGAGAGAGTCGAATTAAAAAATCAAGAAAATCGATTATTGCAACGTGAATCTAACCTTGATCGAAAAGATGATTCTCTAGTTCAACGCGAACGCTCACTAGAGGAGAAAGAAGATAAACTTGATTCAAGAAAGCAATTAATTGATGAACGAGAAACAGAAGTATCTAGGTTGATTGAAGAACAACAACTAGAGTTAGAACGAATCGCTTCGTTAACGAAAGATGACGCAGCGGGTATTATCATGGATGAAATGGCGGAGGAATTGACGCATGAACGCGCAATGCTAGTCAAAGATAGCAATCGTCGGGCGAAAGATGAAATCGATCGCAAAGCGAAAAATATGTTATCATTAGCCATTCAACGCTGTGCTGCTGACCAAGTGTCAGAATTGACAGTTACGGTTGTGACGTTGCCAAATGATGATATGAAAGGACGTATTATCGGACGTGAAGGACGGAATATCCGGACGTTAGAAACCTTAACAGGTATCGATTTAATTATTGATGATACGCCCGAAGCTGTAGTGCTTTCAGGCTTTGACCCGATTCGTCGTGAAGTAGCACGAATGACGCTTGAAAAATTAATTCAAGATGGACGGATTCATCCTGCAAGAATTGAAGAAATGGTTGAAAAATCTAAAAAAGAAATGGATGAACGTATTCGTGAGTACGGTGAAAATGCAGCATTTGATGTTGGTGTTCACTCGTTGCATCCTGATTTAATTAAGATTTTAGGTCGTCTACGTTTTAGAACAAGTTACGGTCAAAATGTGTTAAATCATTCAATTGAAGTCGCAAAACTAGCAGGTGTCTTAGCTGAAGAGTTAGGAGAAGATCCTGTTTTAGCTAGACGGGCAGGCTTACTACATGATATTGGTAAAGCTTTAGATCACGAAGTGGATGGTTCACATGTCGAGATTGGAACAGAGCTAGTTAGCAAGTACAAAGAAAATGACGTAGTCATTAATGCTGTGGCTTCACATCATGGTGACGTAGAAGCAACATCAATCATTTCTGTCTTAGTCGCTGCTGCTGATGCGTTATCTGCTGCTCGACCAGGAGCTCGTAGTGAATCACTTGAAAATTATATTAAACGTTTGGAACGTTTAGAGCATATTGCTAATGATTTCCCAGGTGTTGATAGTAGTTTTGCTATCCAAGCCGGACGTGAAATTCGTGTGATGGTTAAACCGCAAGAAGTATCCGATGATGAAGCGGTTCTCCTTGTACGTGAAGTTCGTAAGCGAATTGAAGAAGAACTAGAATACCCTGGCCATATCAAAGTGACGGTCGTACGTGAAGTACGTGCCGTTGATTATGCCAAATAA
- a CDS encoding AraC family transcriptional regulator translates to MSLYLELLEWPFSFPFRTLENEGEVIVPPHWHKEIEVILVTEGSVNIGYNQQLFQVHRGEVFVFGSGESHYFLASPGSHRYVFQFDLELFRETYLKGNQENELIHLFETRENHSRQWPSHVAERVVTYLRQLYDEMATQQVGYEFAVVGYLNQLIATYYRDIPEKAHVLTTGNFVEAVNHHETLERLNKIFNYIESHYMEGISLDDVAQAVGFSPYYFARFFKKNTGQTFMQFLNDYRISQAKYILSHKKIPMIEVAELSGFNSVKTFHHVFKEHVGLSPLKYQKTIFGNN, encoded by the coding sequence ATGAGTTTGTACCTAGAATTATTAGAATGGCCATTTTCTTTTCCGTTTCGAACGTTAGAAAATGAAGGGGAAGTCATTGTACCACCTCATTGGCATAAAGAAATTGAAGTCATTTTAGTCACTGAAGGATCAGTAAATATTGGTTACAATCAACAGTTATTTCAAGTTCATCGCGGGGAAGTCTTTGTTTTTGGGAGTGGCGAGTCGCATTATTTTTTAGCATCACCTGGTAGTCACCGTTATGTGTTTCAATTTGATTTAGAACTATTTCGTGAAACTTATTTAAAAGGTAATCAAGAAAATGAGTTGATTCATTTGTTTGAAACTAGGGAAAATCATAGTCGTCAATGGCCATCACATGTGGCTGAACGAGTTGTTACGTATTTAAGACAATTATATGACGAGATGGCTACGCAACAGGTAGGGTATGAATTTGCCGTTGTTGGCTATTTAAATCAGTTGATTGCGACTTATTACCGAGATATTCCAGAAAAAGCACATGTTTTAACCACAGGAAATTTCGTTGAGGCAGTTAATCACCATGAGACGTTAGAACGTTTGAATAAGATTTTTAATTATATCGAAAGTCATTATATGGAAGGCATTAGTCTTGACGATGTGGCCCAAGCAGTTGGTTTTAGCCCTTATTATTTTGCACGTTTTTTTAAAAAAAATACAGGACAAACCTTTATGCAGTTTTTAAATGATTATCGGATTAGTCAGGCTAAATATATTTTGTCACATAAAAAAATTCCGATGATTGAAGTAGCTGAGTTATCAGGATTTAACAGTGTTAAAACATTTCATCATGTGTTTAAAGAGCACGTTGGTTTATCACCATTAAAATATCAAAAGACAATATTCGGGAATAATTAG
- a CDS encoding Gfo/Idh/MocA family protein, with product MVLKVGIIGCGGIATNKHMPALSKIADVEMVAFCDIDLERAKIAKEKFGTSEAKTYEDYQELLSDNTIDLIHVCTPNSSHAAISIAGLESGKHVMCEKPMAKTSIEAKAMVDAAKRTGKKLTIGYQNRFRTDSEYLHAVCADGELGDIYVGKAHAIRRRAVPTWGVFLDEEAQGGGPLIDIGTHALDLTLWMMNNYRPKYVVGNTYHKLAATKNAANAWGPWDPEKFTVEDSAFGFITMENGATIFLEASWALNGLDVREAQTELHGTKGGADMKNGLTLNGEDRGLLYERHVELETGGVDFYDGEGDDPALKEAESWIQAILTDTDPVVKPEEALVVTEILEAMYESAKTGEPVFLNQSGVDAK from the coding sequence ATGGTCTTAAAGGTAGGAATTATTGGGTGTGGTGGTATTGCGACAAACAAACATATGCCAGCATTAAGTAAAATTGCTGATGTAGAGATGGTCGCTTTTTGTGATATTGATTTAGAGCGTGCTAAAATCGCTAAAGAAAAATTCGGAACATCAGAAGCGAAAACTTACGAAGATTATCAAGAGTTGCTAAGTGACAATACAATTGACTTAATTCATGTTTGTACACCAAATAGCTCACATGCAGCCATCTCAATTGCCGGACTTGAATCTGGTAAACACGTGATGTGTGAAAAACCAATGGCTAAAACTAGTATTGAAGCTAAAGCAATGGTTGATGCGGCCAAACGTACGGGAAAAAAGTTGACCATTGGCTATCAAAATCGCTTTAGAACAGATTCTGAGTATTTACATGCAGTATGTGCTGATGGTGAGCTAGGTGATATCTATGTTGGAAAAGCTCATGCTATTCGTCGTCGTGCTGTGCCGACTTGGGGTGTATTCTTAGATGAGGAAGCCCAAGGTGGTGGCCCACTAATTGATATTGGGACGCATGCATTAGATTTAACACTATGGATGATGAATAATTATCGACCTAAGTACGTTGTTGGGAATACGTATCATAAATTAGCGGCAACTAAAAATGCTGCGAATGCTTGGGGACCTTGGGATCCAGAAAAATTTACGGTAGAAGATTCAGCATTTGGTTTTATCACGATGGAAAATGGTGCCACAATTTTCCTAGAAGCTAGTTGGGCATTAAATGGTTTAGATGTCCGTGAAGCACAAACAGAACTTCATGGGACAAAAGGTGGCGCTGATATGAAGAATGGTTTAACACTAAATGGTGAAGACCGTGGTTTATTGTATGAACGTCATGTTGAATTAGAAACTGGCGGCGTGGATTTCTATGATGGTGAAGGCGACGATCCCGCATTAAAAGAAGCAGAATCTTGGATTCAGGCTATTTTAACGGATACTGATCCGGTTGTTAAACCTGAAGAAGCATTAGTTGTCACAGAAATTTTAGAAGCAATGTACGAATCAGCTAAAACGGGTGAGCCTGTATTTTTAAATCAGTCAGGAGTGGACGCTAAATGA
- a CDS encoding ThuA domain-containing protein translates to MIQVTVWNEYRHEKTDEKVNEVYPEGIHGQLKAFLKNDFQVKTATLDEPEHGLTEEVLNDTDVLIWWGHIAHQEVSDEVVDRVHQRVLQGMGLVVLHSGHMSKIFMKLMGTSCDLKWREANERCRIWNVNPSHPIVEGIGEYIDLEQEEMYGEHFDIPTPDELVFINWYQGGEVFRGGCTYRRGNGKIFYFQPGHETYPSYYHPQVQRVIKNAVNWCAPTENHYPTYGNHEPLEKL, encoded by the coding sequence ATGATTCAAGTAACCGTTTGGAATGAATACCGTCATGAAAAGACAGATGAAAAAGTTAATGAAGTCTATCCAGAGGGTATCCATGGTCAATTAAAAGCATTTCTAAAAAACGATTTCCAAGTGAAAACAGCTACACTCGACGAACCCGAGCATGGCTTAACTGAAGAAGTCTTAAATGATACCGACGTGTTAATTTGGTGGGGACATATTGCTCATCAGGAAGTCTCAGATGAAGTTGTTGACCGTGTTCATCAAAGAGTGCTTCAAGGAATGGGGCTAGTCGTTTTACATTCAGGTCACATGTCAAAAATTTTTATGAAGTTAATGGGGACATCGTGCGATTTGAAATGGCGTGAAGCCAATGAACGTTGCCGTATTTGGAATGTCAATCCAAGCCATCCAATTGTTGAAGGTATTGGCGAGTACATTGATTTAGAGCAAGAAGAAATGTATGGTGAGCATTTTGATATTCCTACTCCAGATGAACTAGTTTTTATTAATTGGTATCAAGGTGGCGAAGTTTTCCGGGGTGGTTGTACTTATCGACGAGGTAATGGTAAGATTTTTTACTTCCAACCGGGGCATGAAACATATCCATCATACTATCATCCACAAGTCCAACGGGTGATTAAAAATGCCGTCAACTGGTGTGCACCAACTGAAAATCACTACCCAACATATGGCAATCACGAACCACTAGAAAAATTATAA
- a CDS encoding sugar phosphate isomerase/epimerase family protein has protein sequence MKLGVFTPLFNDLSFDDMINRVAEKGLQMVEIGTGGSPGKAHCDVDALLASSDARQDYLAKLADKGLEISAFSAHHNPISPKPAEAKEADELLRKTIKLASLMNVPVVNGFSGVAGGNETDTSVNWPVLPWPTDYTDIYHYQWEKKLIPYWKDINQVCDTAGVKIGIELHGGFLAHTPYTMLKLRDAAGKNIGCNLDPSHMWWQGIDPVGAIKILGREKAIHHFHAKDTYLDQENINMYGLTDMQPYSDVQTRSWTFRSVGCGHSMDEWSAIISALRLYNYDYVLSIEHEDPLMSIDEGFSRAVTNLQSIMIKDQPGDLWWA, from the coding sequence ATGAAATTAGGTGTATTTACCCCATTATTTAATGATTTAAGTTTTGACGATATGATTAACCGTGTCGCTGAAAAAGGATTACAAATGGTTGAAATTGGAACTGGTGGCTCACCAGGCAAGGCTCATTGTGATGTGGATGCCTTACTTGCTAGTAGTGATGCACGTCAGGATTATTTAGCGAAGTTAGCAGATAAAGGGTTAGAAATTAGTGCCTTTAGTGCCCATCATAATCCGATTTCACCAAAGCCCGCAGAAGCGAAAGAAGCGGATGAATTGCTGAGAAAAACAATTAAGTTAGCATCATTGATGAATGTTCCTGTAGTTAATGGTTTTTCTGGTGTTGCTGGTGGGAATGAGACGGATACTAGCGTTAACTGGCCGGTACTGCCATGGCCAACAGATTATACGGATATTTATCACTATCAGTGGGAAAAGAAATTAATTCCTTATTGGAAAGACATTAATCAAGTGTGCGATACAGCTGGTGTTAAAATCGGGATTGAATTACATGGTGGTTTCCTAGCTCATACACCTTATACGATGTTGAAATTACGAGATGCTGCTGGGAAAAATATTGGGTGTAATTTAGATCCGTCACATATGTGGTGGCAAGGGATTGATCCAGTAGGCGCGATTAAGATTTTAGGTCGCGAAAAAGCTATTCATCATTTTCATGCGAAAGATACTTATTTGGATCAAGAAAATATTAATATGTACGGTTTAACAGATATGCAGCCATATAGTGACGTGCAAACACGGTCATGGACGTTCCGTTCGGTTGGATGTGGTCATAGTATGGATGAGTGGTCTGCGATTATTAGTGCATTGAGATTATACAATTACGATTATGTTTTAAGCATTGAGCACGAAGACCCATTGATGTCGATTGACGAGGGCTTCTCACGTGCTGTGACTAATTTACAATCAATTATGATTAAAGACCAACCAGGCGATTTATGGTGGGCATAA
- a CDS encoding Gfo/Idh/MocA family protein gives MSVIKFVIIGLGGMGSYHARELIKETDGVIAYGAYDINPEQLVKATDLGLKVYDTLDAVLNDSDVEAVLIATPNDSHKELAIKALEAGKHVVCEKPVMMTSEELAEVLAVAKETNKVFMVHQNRRWDKDFLIIRDLYQSREIGELFQIESRVHGANGIPGDWRHLKAQGGGMLLDWGVHLLDQLLFLVDSPIKSVAADLSFVLGDEVDDGFIAYITFENGVKSIIEVGTTNFIKLPRWYAKGLEGTAVVEDWDLSGQVVKQTGFIDHHRLVPIQAGQGLTKTMAPPSEEATTIFPLPDGQAEFTDFYRNFYEVVRENAEPVVKNTEVARVLALIETIFEAAETKQVIHY, from the coding sequence ATGTCTGTTATTAAATTTGTCATTATTGGCTTAGGTGGTATGGGAAGTTATCATGCACGCGAGTTGATTAAGGAAACAGATGGTGTTATAGCATATGGAGCTTATGACATCAACCCAGAACAGTTAGTAAAAGCAACAGATTTAGGCTTAAAAGTCTATGACACGTTAGATGCTGTCTTGAACGATTCTGATGTTGAGGCAGTTTTAATTGCGACACCAAATGATTCTCACAAAGAATTAGCAATTAAAGCTCTAGAAGCTGGAAAGCACGTTGTCTGTGAAAAGCCTGTGATGATGACGAGTGAAGAGCTAGCAGAAGTATTAGCAGTCGCCAAAGAAACGAATAAAGTCTTTATGGTGCATCAAAATCGTCGCTGGGACAAAGATTTTTTAATTATTCGTGACTTGTATCAATCGCGTGAGATCGGTGAGTTGTTTCAAATTGAATCACGTGTCCACGGAGCGAATGGTATCCCTGGTGATTGGCGTCATTTAAAAGCTCAGGGTGGAGGTATGCTACTAGACTGGGGTGTCCACTTACTAGACCAATTATTATTCTTAGTTGATAGTCCCATTAAATCGGTCGCAGCTGACTTGAGTTTTGTCTTAGGGGACGAAGTCGATGATGGGTTTATTGCGTACATAACTTTTGAGAATGGCGTGAAGAGTATTATTGAAGTAGGAACGACTAACTTTATTAAGTTGCCACGTTGGTATGCTAAAGGTTTAGAGGGAACCGCAGTTGTTGAGGATTGGGACCTATCTGGACAGGTAGTGAAACAAACCGGTTTTATTGATCATCATCGCTTAGTTCCAATTCAAGCGGGTCAAGGACTGACTAAAACGATGGCACCACCATCTGAAGAAGCGACAACTATTTTTCCATTGCCTGATGGACAAGCAGAATTTACTGACTTTTATCGTAATTTTTATGAAGTGGTACGCGAAAATGCTGAACCCGTGGTTAAAAATACTGAAGTCGCAAGAGTATTGGCTTTAATTGAAACTATTTTTGAAGCAGCTGAAACGAAGCAAGTGATTCATTATTAA
- a CDS encoding ACT domain-containing protein, with the protein MKAILTVIGRDRVGIVARVSAKLMSLEINILDISQTIMESNFTMMMMVDLTQATSDVAHIQTIFDELAEELEVTIRIQREDLFHAMHQL; encoded by the coding sequence ATGAAAGCCATTTTAACTGTGATTGGTCGCGATAGAGTTGGGATTGTTGCTCGTGTGAGCGCTAAATTGATGTCGCTAGAGATTAATATTTTAGATATTTCGCAAACGATTATGGAAAGTAACTTTACGATGATGATGATGGTTGATTTAACACAGGCCACATCAGATGTTGCTCATATTCAAACGATTTTTGACGAACTAGCAGAAGAGTTAGAGGTCACTATTCGGATTCAACGTGAAGACTTGTTTCACGCTATGCACCAATTATAG
- a CDS encoding PFL family protein, whose product MEINQVVETIRMIDEEKLDIRTITMGISLLDCIDSNIEQACLKIEQKIKMKAGRLVAVAQQIEAEYGIPIINKRISVTPIAMIGGATNATSYVPIAKTLDKVAKEIGVDFVGGFSALVQKGYTKGDHILIQSIPEALAVTDRVCSSVNIGCTKSGINMDAVKQMGQIIKETSELSEMGCAKLVVFANAVDDNPFMAGAFHGVGEADCVINVGVSGPGVVKRALEKVAGEPFDIVAETVKKTAFKITRMGQLVGQLASKELDVPFGIVDLSLAPTPAVGDSVAHILEEMGLEQVGTHGTTAALALLNDAVKKGGVMACGHVGGLSGAFIPVSEDIGMIEAVQAGNLSLDKLEAMTAICSVGLDMIAIPGDTSATTLSAMIADEAAIGVINNKTTAVRLIPAHGKQIGEMVEFGGLLGRAPVMPINQANSDLFIQRGGRIPAPIHSFKN is encoded by the coding sequence TTGGAAATAAATCAAGTGGTTGAAACGATTCGCATGATTGATGAAGAAAAGTTAGATATTCGGACTATTACAATGGGAATTTCTTTATTGGATTGTATTGATAGTAACATTGAACAAGCGTGTCTAAAAATCGAACAAAAAATTAAAATGAAAGCGGGCCGTTTAGTTGCGGTCGCACAGCAAATTGAAGCAGAGTACGGTATTCCAATTATTAACAAACGGATTTCTGTCACACCAATTGCGATGATTGGTGGGGCAACTAACGCGACAAGTTATGTTCCAATTGCGAAAACGCTTGATAAAGTGGCAAAAGAGATTGGCGTTGATTTTGTGGGTGGTTTTTCAGCGTTAGTGCAAAAAGGTTATACTAAAGGCGATCATATTTTGATTCAATCAATTCCTGAAGCTTTAGCTGTGACTGATCGAGTATGTAGTTCTGTTAATATTGGTTGCACTAAGTCTGGTATTAACATGGATGCTGTTAAACAAATGGGTCAGATTATTAAAGAAACGTCAGAACTTTCTGAGATGGGATGTGCCAAATTAGTTGTTTTTGCTAATGCGGTAGATGATAATCCATTTATGGCAGGTGCTTTTCATGGTGTTGGAGAGGCTGATTGTGTCATTAATGTTGGTGTTAGTGGTCCCGGAGTTGTTAAACGTGCTTTAGAAAAAGTAGCTGGTGAGCCATTTGATATTGTTGCGGAAACAGTTAAAAAAACTGCCTTTAAAATCACTCGTATGGGCCAACTAGTTGGTCAACTAGCATCCAAAGAACTAGATGTTCCCTTTGGAATTGTCGATTTGTCATTAGCTCCAACACCTGCTGTAGGTGATTCAGTGGCACATATTCTAGAAGAAATGGGCTTAGAGCAAGTTGGGACACATGGGACAACTGCGGCATTAGCACTATTAAATGACGCTGTGAAAAAAGGTGGCGTAATGGCATGTGGTCATGTAGGTGGCTTATCTGGAGCCTTTATTCCTGTTTCAGAAGATATCGGAATGATTGAAGCCGTTCAAGCGGGCAATTTGTCATTAGATAAGTTAGAAGCTATGACCGCGATCTGTTCTGTTGGTCTTGATATGATTGCGATTCCTGGCGACACGAGTGCCACGACATTGTCAGCAATGATTGCTGATGAAGCAGCTATTGGCGTCATTAATAATAAAACAACTGCTGTTCGTCTGATTCCAGCTCATGGCAAACAAATTGGCGAGATGGTTGAATTTGGTGGCTTACTAGGCCGAGCACCAGTTATGCCAATCAACCAAGCAAATTCTGATTTGTTTATTCAACGTGGTGGTAGAATTCCTGCACCAATCCATTCATTTAAAAATTAA
- a CDS encoding transposase produces the protein MLLNIRSYSNGFLEGINNKIKVIKRVAYGYRNFLIFNRRIFLIPNQVFETK, from the coding sequence ATGCTTTTAAATATTCGTTCGTATTCAAATGGCTTTTTAGAAGGTATAAACAATAAAATCAAGGTTATTAAACGAGTAGCCTATGGTTATCGTAATTTTCTGATTTTTAATCGACGTATCTTTTTAATTCCAAATCAAGTTTTTGAAACCAAATAA